The Desulfuromonas versatilis genome has a segment encoding these proteins:
- a CDS encoding YgaP family membrane protein, translating into MTVNRYLRMIAGFFIMLSVALAHLHSPWWLFFTAFVGLNLFQSAFSDWCPMITILRKLGVRD; encoded by the coding sequence ATGACCGTCAATCGATATCTGCGTATGATCGCCGGGTTTTTCATCATGCTCAGCGTGGCCCTGGCCCACCTGCATTCGCCCTGGTGGCTGTTTTTCACCGCCTTCGTCGGGCTGAACCTGTTCCAGAGCGCTTTCTCCGACTGGTGCCCGATGATCACCATCCTGCGTAAGCTGGGGGTGAGGGACTGA
- a CDS encoding C-GCAxxG-C-C family protein, with amino-acid sequence MLKLLRKKSVLREDMNTGEKAGRLFDGGHNCAQAVFQAATGVDDPRMMAMTQPFRGGIGDSGCLCGAIAGGVMALGWLGKGWQAAGLVTGFREKHKGTCCHSLSRGFKWMSREHSANCRRLTVEAASLVEKLLR; translated from the coding sequence GTGCTGAAGTTACTCAGGAAAAAGTCGGTTTTGCGTGAGGATATGAACACCGGGGAGAAGGCTGGACGCCTTTTCGATGGAGGGCACAACTGCGCTCAGGCGGTGTTTCAGGCCGCCACCGGCGTTGATGACCCAAGAATGATGGCGATGACCCAACCCTTTCGCGGTGGGATTGGCGACTCGGGGTGCCTGTGCGGGGCAATAGCCGGCGGGGTGATGGCCCTTGGCTGGCTGGGGAAGGGGTGGCAGGCGGCCGGCCTGGTCACCGGATTCAGGGAGAAGCACAAAGGCACCTGCTGCCATAGCCTTTCCCGTGGCTTCAAGTGGATGAGCCGTGAACATTCGGCAAACTGCCGGCGGCTTACGGTGGAGGCGGCATCCCTGGTGGAAAAGCTGCTGCGCTGA
- a CDS encoding TIGR03905 family TSCPD domain-containing protein: MKTTYTTTGTCARFIDIELEGEIISEIRFIGGCAGNTRGISCLVKGMDIAEVAGKLKGTICRNGTSCPDQLARALEELSMKQAI, translated from the coding sequence ATGAAAACCACTTACACTACCACGGGGACCTGCGCCCGCTTCATTGACATCGAACTCGAGGGCGAAATCATCAGCGAAATCCGCTTCATTGGCGGCTGCGCGGGCAACACCCGCGGCATCAGCTGCCTGGTCAAGGGGATGGACATTGCCGAGGTTGCCGGCAAACTCAAAGGCACCATCTGCCGCAACGGCACCAGCTGTCCCGACCAGCTGGCCAGAGCCCTCGAAGAACTCTCCATGAAGCAGGCTATTTGA
- a CDS encoding methyl-accepting chemotaxis protein: protein MAQTQAMKLSYLKKVFYQTHIAGLGAGIMFPFVALLLIGEPAKSPLFVIASLFMGFSLAAAMFLLMRATLKKQLRDQLEQLRPLAGNIAVSEESVEGMNQAVENAVSQVGALVNNLLGTIDKLFPQYRSLAESSRYLADRAQEGISAAQKTRGDMEAMAEKQRGVMAQVQALFDRAQGEASWSRELSASLEEMAKAMEHSTTKFLETTSSVEEMAASVQEVASQAEQVARGVEGSVRDLDVIDESFESIRNGAVTSAQSADAVKKDAEDGLRVVETTMQEMERIEQESHKATQAMKRLSTQTSEVVKIIEVIKELVSDTELLAFNAAIIAAKAGAEGKGFSVVAEEIRDLADRTTTSAQDIHRIVKAIASDTAEVMDAVDATSERIARGKQHSVSAGEALRKILESSSQAANASDQIARLTGDQSERARSLLESAGRNMRSVKVIARTLQEQQTAVARTQEGVSQMKYASDQIARSMAEQVRANRDFDKGLAEREKQVQTINEATRFQMETADKVFAHFANSERRLQKNAEKSASIMDNIHELEHLSERLRDLAGTFDDLNSGEREIKYMDF from the coding sequence ATGGCCCAGACCCAAGCAATGAAACTATCCTACCTGAAAAAAGTCTTCTACCAGACCCACATCGCCGGGCTGGGGGCAGGGATCATGTTTCCCTTCGTTGCCCTGCTGCTCATCGGTGAACCCGCCAAAAGCCCGCTATTCGTGATTGCCAGCCTGTTCATGGGTTTCTCACTGGCGGCGGCCATGTTCCTGCTGATGCGCGCCACCCTGAAAAAACAGCTGCGCGACCAGCTCGAGCAGTTGCGCCCCCTGGCCGGTAACATTGCGGTCAGCGAAGAGAGCGTCGAGGGGATGAACCAGGCCGTCGAAAACGCCGTATCCCAGGTCGGGGCCCTGGTTAACAACCTGCTCGGCACCATCGACAAGCTCTTCCCCCAATACCGCTCCCTGGCTGAATCAAGCCGCTATCTCGCCGACCGTGCCCAGGAGGGCATAAGCGCGGCCCAAAAAACCCGCGGCGACATGGAGGCGATGGCCGAAAAGCAGCGCGGGGTCATGGCCCAGGTCCAGGCCCTGTTCGACCGGGCCCAGGGGGAAGCCTCCTGGTCCCGGGAGCTTTCCGCCTCGCTGGAGGAGATGGCCAAGGCCATGGAGCACTCCACCACCAAATTCCTCGAGACCACCTCCAGCGTCGAAGAGATGGCCGCCAGCGTTCAGGAAGTCGCCTCCCAGGCGGAGCAGGTGGCCAGAGGCGTTGAGGGGAGCGTTCGCGACCTGGATGTCATCGACGAAAGTTTTGAAAGCATCCGCAATGGAGCGGTTACCAGTGCCCAAAGCGCCGACGCGGTAAAAAAGGATGCCGAAGACGGCCTGCGGGTAGTGGAAACCACCATGCAGGAGATGGAGCGGATCGAACAGGAGAGCCACAAGGCCACCCAGGCCATGAAGCGTCTCTCCACCCAGACCAGTGAAGTGGTCAAGATCATCGAAGTCATCAAGGAGCTGGTTTCCGACACCGAACTGCTGGCCTTCAACGCGGCCATCATTGCCGCCAAGGCCGGCGCCGAAGGAAAGGGGTTCTCGGTGGTTGCCGAGGAGATTCGCGATCTGGCCGACCGCACCACCACCAGTGCCCAGGATATCCACCGCATCGTCAAGGCCATCGCCAGCGATACCGCGGAGGTCATGGACGCGGTTGATGCCACCAGCGAAAGGATCGCCCGGGGCAAGCAACACTCCGTATCCGCCGGCGAGGCCCTGCGCAAGATCCTGGAAAGTTCGAGCCAGGCCGCCAATGCCTCGGACCAGATAGCCCGCCTCACCGGCGACCAGAGCGAGCGGGCCAGGAGCCTTTTGGAGAGTGCCGGCCGCAACATGCGTTCGGTCAAGGTCATCGCCCGCACCCTTCAGGAGCAGCAGACGGCCGTGGCCCGCACCCAGGAGGGAGTATCCCAGATGAAGTACGCCTCGGACCAGATAGCCCGCAGCATGGCCGAACAGGTTCGGGCCAACCGGGACTTCGACAAGGGGCTCGCCGAGAGGGAAAAACAGGTCCAGACCATCAACGAGGCGACCCGCTTCCAGATGGAAACCGCCGACAAGGTCTTCGCCCACTTTGCCAACTCGGAACGTCGTCTGCAGAAAAACGCGGAAAAATCCGCCTCCATCATGGACAATATCCACGAACTGGAGCACCTGTCCGAGCGGCTACGAGACCTCGCCGGCACCTTCGATGACCTGAACAGCGGCGAAAGGGAAATAAAATATATGGATTTTTGA
- a CDS encoding TatD family hydrolase, whose protein sequence is MSGIKTGLFDTHVHLDCAPLKQNVEQEVRHARQVGVENFLVPGVRRSDWPSLLALVEGLPGALAAPGLHPLAADQWGAGAAAELALCLQHSRIAAVGEVGLDGLLEAPGVDVQERAFRAQLRLAVAADLPVLIHCRRSIGRLLSILREEGAQRVGGIFHSFSGSSESARAAIELGFAIGFGGPLTFPDARRAPEVLRALPAEWIVLETDAPDLTPHPFRGQVNRPAYLGLIAERVAGLRGWTLQETARITTANARRVLRLKESGVRSQESE, encoded by the coding sequence ATGAGCGGAATAAAAACAGGGCTTTTCGATACCCACGTGCATCTCGATTGTGCGCCGCTGAAGCAGAATGTTGAGCAAGAAGTGCGCCATGCCCGGCAAGTTGGGGTGGAAAACTTTTTGGTCCCCGGGGTCCGCCGTTCCGACTGGCCCTCGCTCCTGGCGCTGGTCGAGGGCCTGCCGGGCGCCCTGGCGGCACCGGGGTTGCATCCCCTGGCCGCCGACCAATGGGGTGCCGGGGCGGCCGCCGAGCTTGCCTTGTGCCTGCAGCACTCCCGGATAGCGGCCGTGGGCGAAGTGGGGCTCGACGGTCTGCTGGAGGCCCCCGGGGTCGATGTACAGGAGCGGGCCTTCCGGGCCCAGCTGCGTCTCGCGGTCGCCGCTGATCTGCCGGTGCTGATTCACTGCCGCAGGTCGATCGGGCGGCTGCTGTCGATCCTGCGCGAGGAAGGAGCCCAGCGGGTCGGCGGGATTTTTCATTCCTTCTCCGGCAGTTCGGAATCTGCAAGAGCAGCGATCGAGCTGGGGTTCGCCATAGGGTTCGGCGGGCCCTTGACCTTCCCTGATGCCCGCCGTGCACCCGAGGTTTTGCGGGCACTTCCGGCCGAGTGGATCGTTCTCGAGACCGATGCGCCGGACCTGACTCCCCATCCCTTCCGGGGGCAGGTCAACCGCCCTGCCTACCTCGGGCTGATTGCCGAACGGGTTGCCGGGCTCAGGGGCTGGACCCTGCAGGAGACGGCTCGCATCACCACCGCCAATGCGCGGCGGGTTTTGCGGCTCAAGGAGTCAGGAGTCAGGAGCCAGGAGTCAGAATAA
- a CDS encoding tRNA threonylcarbamoyladenosine dehydratase, which yields MKQHRFSRMELLAGQEGLDRLAAASVAVFGVGGVGSYAAEALARAGVGSLTLVDFDDICLTNINRQIHALDGTVGKAKVQVMAERCRAINPGIEVEPVKAFFSAENADELLGRGYDYVLDCIDHITAKLHLIQSCKQRGLPVIASMGAANKLDPTKIAVADLFHTQKCRLARIIRKELRRRGVTSKVRVVYSTEEFRPLGEQSAACAENCICPNKEDHQWRCTDRRVILGSSSYIPPIFGLTMAGEVIRCLLGEQEV from the coding sequence ATGAAACAGCATCGCTTCAGTCGAATGGAACTGCTGGCCGGGCAGGAAGGCCTGGACAGGCTGGCCGCTGCCTCGGTGGCGGTGTTCGGGGTCGGCGGGGTCGGCAGCTATGCCGCCGAGGCCCTGGCGCGAGCCGGTGTCGGTAGTTTGACACTGGTCGATTTTGACGACATCTGCCTGACCAACATCAACCGGCAGATCCATGCCCTCGACGGCACCGTCGGCAAGGCCAAGGTGCAGGTGATGGCCGAGCGCTGCCGGGCCATCAACCCGGGGATCGAGGTAGAACCGGTCAAGGCTTTCTTCAGTGCCGAAAACGCCGATGAGCTCCTCGGGCGCGGTTACGATTACGTGCTCGACTGCATCGACCACATCACCGCCAAGCTGCACCTGATCCAGAGCTGCAAACAGCGCGGCCTGCCGGTGATCGCCTCGATGGGGGCGGCCAACAAGCTCGACCCGACCAAGATCGCCGTGGCCGACCTGTTCCACACCCAGAAATGCCGGCTGGCCCGCATCATCCGCAAGGAGCTGCGTCGCCGCGGGGTCACCTCCAAGGTGCGGGTGGTCTATTCCACCGAAGAGTTTCGCCCCCTGGGGGAACAGAGCGCGGCCTGCGCCGAGAATTGCATCTGCCCCAACAAGGAGGACCACCAGTGGCGGTGCACGGACCGGCGGGTGATCCTGGGCAGTTCGTCCTATATCCCGCCGATTTTCGGCTTGACCATGGCGGGCGAGGTGATTCGCTGCCTGCTTGGCGAACAGGAGGTCTGA
- a CDS encoding sulfite exporter TauE/SafE family protein produces MEPYLWQVPALVLVGGVAGFLNVLAGGGSLLTLPLLIFMGLPAAVANGTNRVAILFQNVFAMAGFRRQGVFPAKLALLCTLPALAGSYLGANLAVDIDDELFRRLLALIMIGVLVFMLVDPIKRWQVSWSGVTRLRGLVLVITFFFVGVYGGFVQAGVGFLIISGLLAHGLDLVRINAVKVIVIFAFTILALGVFMVHGQIDYGLGMALAVGNSAGGWIASHVAVKKGHDWIKKVVSATIIVFALKLLFG; encoded by the coding sequence ATGGAGCCTTACCTTTGGCAGGTCCCCGCGTTGGTCCTGGTGGGAGGGGTGGCGGGTTTTCTCAACGTGCTGGCCGGCGGCGGTTCGTTGCTGACCCTGCCGCTGCTGATTTTCATGGGGCTGCCGGCAGCGGTGGCCAACGGCACCAACCGGGTGGCCATCCTCTTCCAGAATGTCTTCGCCATGGCAGGGTTCCGCCGCCAGGGGGTGTTCCCGGCCAAGCTGGCGCTGCTCTGCACGCTACCGGCACTGGCCGGAAGCTACCTCGGCGCCAACCTGGCGGTGGATATCGACGACGAACTGTTTCGCCGTCTGCTGGCCCTGATCATGATCGGGGTGCTGGTTTTCATGCTGGTCGACCCGATCAAGCGCTGGCAGGTCTCCTGGTCCGGGGTCACTCGGTTGCGCGGCCTGGTGCTGGTGATTACCTTCTTTTTCGTCGGCGTCTATGGGGGGTTCGTCCAGGCGGGAGTCGGCTTTTTGATCATCTCCGGCCTGCTTGCCCATGGTCTCGACCTGGTGCGCATCAACGCGGTCAAGGTCATTGTCATCTTCGCCTTCACCATTCTCGCCCTGGGCGTATTCATGGTTCATGGCCAGATCGATTATGGTTTGGGTATGGCGCTTGCAGTTGGAAATTCCGCAGGCGGTTGGATCGCCAGTCACGTGGCCGTAAAAAAAGGCCACGATTGGATCAAGAAGGTGGTGTCGGCAACTATCATCGTTTTCGCCCTCAAGCTGCTTTTCGGTTGA
- a CDS encoding PAS domain-containing sensor histidine kinase, producing the protein MGALKSQVDFFSHRYITRHLLDAIPSLLTVLNEQLQIVYANRALLVLAGLESEEQLYGKRLGEVLNCLYAAKGSGGCGTTENCAACGAAQAALAGLQGRQGSWECRLTRTVGGKKEAFDLKLQARPMEYREHRFTVVSVSDISHEKRRRALERIFFHDVLNIVTSIKGFAELLVRYDPPDRKEFYSLIHAAAQQVVEEIDAQRLLQAAETDELKPQIETVQLRGFLELQLEIYRHHEAARGRSLVLEPATPALAFASDRTLLGRVLGNMIKNALEGAAEGETVTLGGGVVDSELVFRVHNPGFIPKSVQLQIFHRSFSTKGHGRGLGTYSMRLLSELLGGEVGYSTSEDAGTVFTIRFPFAAVGLECA; encoded by the coding sequence ATGGGTGCGTTAAAAAGCCAGGTCGATTTTTTTTCGCACCGTTACATCACCCGCCATCTGCTCGATGCCATCCCCTCCCTGTTGACGGTCCTCAATGAGCAGCTGCAGATTGTCTACGCCAACAGGGCGTTGCTGGTGCTTGCGGGCCTCGAAAGCGAGGAGCAACTGTACGGAAAGCGCCTTGGGGAGGTCCTCAACTGTCTTTATGCCGCTAAAGGCTCCGGGGGGTGTGGAACGACCGAAAACTGCGCTGCCTGCGGCGCGGCCCAGGCGGCTCTGGCGGGCCTTCAGGGGCGTCAGGGCAGTTGGGAATGCCGCCTGACCCGCACCGTGGGGGGGAAAAAGGAAGCCTTTGATCTGAAGCTTCAAGCCCGGCCCATGGAATACCGGGAGCATCGCTTCACGGTGGTTTCGGTAAGCGACATCAGCCATGAGAAACGGCGGCGGGCCCTGGAGAGGATTTTCTTCCACGACGTTCTCAACATCGTTACCAGTATCAAAGGGTTTGCCGAATTGCTGGTGCGTTACGATCCTCCGGACCGGAAGGAGTTCTACTCCCTGATCCATGCCGCTGCCCAGCAGGTGGTCGAGGAGATCGACGCTCAGCGCCTGCTGCAGGCGGCCGAAACCGACGAGCTCAAGCCGCAGATCGAAACCGTCCAGCTGAGAGGGTTTCTTGAACTGCAGTTGGAGATCTACCGGCATCACGAAGCTGCCAGGGGGCGGTCCCTGGTGCTGGAACCCGCCACCCCTGCCCTGGCTTTTGCGAGCGATCGCACCCTGCTCGGAAGGGTGCTGGGGAACATGATAAAAAACGCTCTGGAGGGGGCCGCCGAGGGGGAAACCGTCACCCTGGGGGGGGGAGTCGTCGACTCCGAGCTGGTATTTCGGGTCCACAATCCGGGCTTCATCCCGAAATCCGTCCAATTGCAGATTTTTCACCGCTCTTTTTCGACCAAGGGGCATGGCAGAGGCCTGGGGACCTACAGCATGAGGCTGCTCAGCGAACTGCTGGGTGGAGAGGTCGGCTACTCAACCTCCGAAGACGCGGGTACCGTTTTCACCATCCGCTTTCCCTTCGCCGCGGTTGGCCTCGAATGCGCATAG
- a CDS encoding carboxypeptidase-like regulatory domain-containing protein produces the protein MLILVLLVSGVAGAQAPPQGSVAGRIQKSGVERYLGVAALWKAEGQPPDPRKYTIIPVAVVPLSQDGGFELKVPPGRYYLGAILRNSPGPAMGPPRPGDVIFMSPDDKGGSLLVEVAAEARVEVGVNSAGWVFQGAEALAGGPALRGIISDPAGNPVADLLVFAHTDPAMSTLPVAVSARSAADGSYRLRLANPGVVYLRARENYGGGSPVEGGYMGVYGGQEPLAVEVLAEDELEGIHITVNKLPPVGSRRRDLPARPSRPGGAP, from the coding sequence GTGCTGATTCTAGTCCTGCTTGTATCGGGAGTGGCCGGTGCCCAGGCGCCGCCGCAGGGAAGCGTCGCCGGGCGAATCCAGAAGTCCGGGGTCGAGCGTTACCTGGGAGTGGCAGCTCTCTGGAAAGCCGAAGGCCAACCCCCGGATCCACGCAAATACACCATCATCCCCGTCGCTGTGGTGCCCTTAAGCCAAGATGGCGGCTTCGAACTGAAAGTCCCGCCCGGCCGCTACTACCTGGGGGCGATCCTGCGGAACTCGCCGGGGCCCGCCATGGGCCCGCCGCGGCCGGGGGACGTGATCTTCATGTCTCCCGACGATAAGGGCGGGTCGCTGCTGGTGGAGGTTGCCGCCGAGGCCCGGGTCGAGGTCGGCGTCAACTCGGCGGGATGGGTTTTCCAGGGAGCCGAGGCTCTGGCGGGCGGGCCCGCGCTCAGGGGAATAATTTCCGACCCGGCGGGCAATCCCGTGGCCGACCTGCTGGTTTTTGCCCACACGGACCCTGCGATGTCGACACTGCCGGTTGCGGTCTCCGCGCGCAGCGCCGCCGACGGCAGCTACCGCCTGCGCCTGGCCAACCCGGGGGTGGTTTATCTTCGGGCCCGCGAAAACTATGGGGGCGGCTCGCCCGTCGAGGGGGGGTATATGGGGGTGTACGGAGGCCAGGAGCCGCTGGCCGTTGAAGTGTTGGCCGAGGATGAGCTGGAGGGGATCCACATCACCGTGAACAAACTGCCCCCGGTGGGTTCTCGGCGGAGGGACCTGCCGGCCAGGCCATCCCGTCCGGGGGGCGCGCCCTGA
- a CDS encoding response regulator, with translation MKKVLIVDDSIAVARQLEKIIVGSGQYQVVGHAKNGAEAIKLKQSEKPDIVCMDMNMPVMDGLTALRTMMALDPQAKVVMVTSLGGVGDKFTEALRHGARNVISKPFEAEKVLEILGVL, from the coding sequence ATGAAGAAGGTCCTCATCGTGGACGACAGCATCGCGGTCGCCCGCCAACTGGAGAAGATCATCGTCGGAAGCGGTCAGTACCAGGTGGTTGGCCACGCCAAAAACGGCGCCGAGGCGATCAAACTGAAGCAGTCCGAAAAGCCCGATATCGTCTGCATGGACATGAACATGCCGGTCATGGACGGTCTGACCGCCCTGCGGACCATGATGGCACTCGATCCCCAGGCCAAGGTGGTCATGGTCACCTCCCTGGGCGGGGTGGGTGACAAGTTCACCGAAGCCCTGCGGCATGGAGCCCGCAATGTCATTTCAAAGCCGTTCGAGGCCGAGAAAGTGCTGGAAATTCTCGGGGTTCTGTAA
- a CDS encoding chemotaxis protein CheX, producing MAVKFFGQFLLEKGAVSQEGLLRAIDLQESTNLKLGETALAMGILTAADIEKVHEAQKGEDLRFGDMALKLGLLTPEQMQQVLTRQKNTHLYIGEALVKVGALSEAELPGCLAEFKADQAPYLAEKVAIPQGVPCADVLEMMADLTYKMLTRVVGLAFRPGPCEVVRKLAPNDVVASMDFSGSANGKYLLSVTEEVRKMFARAILKEDDVEEESLEVLDDTVMEFANIVLGNVAAKAAQKGQQIEISPPLVEDQETGGVSVPADTVGVVFPVYIAEGDRFEFAVLLQA from the coding sequence ATGGCTGTCAAATTTTTCGGCCAGTTTCTCCTTGAGAAAGGGGCCGTTTCCCAGGAGGGCCTGCTCAGGGCCATCGACCTTCAGGAGTCGACCAACCTCAAGTTGGGCGAAACCGCCCTGGCCATGGGCATTCTCACCGCTGCCGACATCGAGAAGGTGCACGAGGCGCAGAAAGGCGAAGATCTGCGCTTCGGCGATATGGCTCTCAAACTCGGCCTGCTCACCCCCGAGCAGATGCAGCAGGTGTTGACCCGGCAGAAAAACACCCATCTCTACATCGGTGAGGCCCTGGTTAAGGTGGGGGCGCTCAGCGAGGCAGAACTGCCCGGCTGTCTTGCCGAGTTCAAGGCGGACCAGGCTCCCTACCTGGCGGAAAAGGTGGCCATTCCCCAAGGAGTCCCTTGTGCCGATGTCTTGGAGATGATGGCGGATCTAACCTACAAGATGCTCACCCGCGTCGTCGGTCTTGCCTTCCGGCCCGGGCCCTGCGAAGTGGTACGGAAGCTTGCGCCCAACGATGTCGTAGCCAGCATGGACTTCAGTGGGAGCGCGAATGGAAAGTACCTGCTTTCCGTTACCGAAGAAGTGAGAAAGATGTTTGCCCGGGCGATCCTCAAGGAGGATGACGTGGAAGAGGAAAGCCTGGAGGTTCTCGATGACACGGTCATGGAGTTTGCCAACATCGTTCTCGGCAATGTGGCCGCAAAAGCCGCCCAGAAGGGGCAGCAGATAGAGATCTCCCCGCCGCTGGTGGAGGATCAGGAAACCGGGGGCGTTTCGGTGCCTGCCGACACGGTCGGGGTGGTTTTCCCGGTTTACATCGCCGAAGGCGACCGGTTCGAATTTGCCGTGCTCCTCCAGGCATAG